One genomic segment of Alphaproteobacteria bacterium HT1-32 includes these proteins:
- a CDS encoding phosphotransferase, with product MADRLALHAPFLERAGRSGAAVSLLAGDASFRKYYRVRRADEITVLMDAPPPQEDVRPFVRIARHLRSLGLSAPEILAEDTGDGFLLLEDLGDATYTRLLTEPGADEAALYELATDVLIHLHRRADAVIPDLPAYDADLLWREASLLTDWYMPAVFSRETDASVRDAFEAAWRQVSAVTDAAPWSLVLRDYHVDNLLLLPDRPNIGQCGLLDFQDAVHGPTAYDLMSLLQDARRDVAPDVQRLCLDRYLAAFPDTDRTAFEAAYAVLAAQRHTKVIGIFTRLCVRDGKPDYLRHMPRLWRLLESALVHPALDPVARWFDTHIQKQDRIIPRSP from the coding sequence ATGGCTGACCGTCTGGCGCTTCACGCACCGTTTCTTGAGCGGGCCGGCCGGTCAGGAGCCGCCGTGTCGCTGCTCGCCGGGGATGCCTCGTTCCGGAAATATTACCGTGTCCGCAGGGCGGACGAGATAACGGTGCTCATGGATGCCCCGCCGCCGCAGGAAGATGTGCGGCCTTTCGTGCGGATTGCCCGGCATCTCCGGTCACTCGGACTGAGCGCGCCGGAAATACTGGCAGAGGATACCGGCGACGGTTTTCTGCTGCTCGAAGATCTGGGCGACGCGACCTACACCCGGCTGCTGACGGAACCGGGTGCAGATGAGGCGGCGCTCTATGAGCTGGCGACCGATGTCCTGATCCATCTGCATCGCCGGGCGGATGCCGTCATTCCTGATTTACCGGCCTATGATGCTGATCTGCTGTGGCGTGAAGCCTCCCTGCTGACCGACTGGTATATGCCGGCCGTCTTCAGCAGGGAAACCGATGCCTCTGTCCGGGATGCATTCGAGGCGGCGTGGCGGCAGGTCTCCGCCGTGACAGATGCGGCACCCTGGTCGCTGGTCCTGCGTGATTACCATGTCGACAATCTGCTGCTGCTGCCGGACCGCCCGAATATCGGGCAATGCGGATTGCTGGATTTTCAGGATGCGGTGCATGGCCCGACGGCCTATGACCTGATGAGCCTGTTACAGGATGCCCGGAGGGACGTGGCACCTGACGTCCAGAGACTTTGTCTGGACCGCTATCTTGCAGCCTTTCCGGATACCGACCGCACCGCCTTCGAAGCCGCCTACGCGGTACTGGCGGCACAGCGCCATACCAAGGTTATCGGCATCTTCACCCGGCTTTGTGTCCGTGACGGAAAACCGGACTATCTTCGTCATATGCCGCGTCTCTGGCGGCTGCTCGAATCAGCTCTGGTGCATCCTGCCCTTGACCCTGTGGCCCGCTGGTTCGATACCCATATTCAGAAACAAGACAGAATCATACCGAGAAGCCCGTGA
- a CDS encoding NTP transferase domain-containing protein, producing the protein MQPLTSERPKPLIEVGGRAMLDRALDRMIDAGVERVVVNLFYKGEMIRDHLAGRKDVEILFSEETELMETGGGIKQALPLLGDGPFIAANSDTVWLDGPTEALQRMADEWNPDIMDALLMLHSGAAAWGYEGVGDFTMDEYGKIARREETLVAPFVYTGVQILTADLFADTPDGPFSMNLLFDRVIENERLYGIVHDGEWHHVGTPEQLADANLRFGDNAPTSGK; encoded by the coding sequence ATGCAGCCGCTGACCAGCGAGCGCCCGAAGCCGCTGATCGAAGTTGGTGGCCGTGCCATGCTGGACCGTGCGCTGGACCGCATGATTGATGCGGGGGTGGAGCGGGTTGTCGTCAATCTGTTCTATAAGGGAGAGATGATCCGCGATCACCTTGCCGGACGGAAGGACGTGGAGATTCTGTTTTCCGAAGAAACGGAGCTGATGGAAACCGGGGGCGGGATCAAACAGGCCTTGCCGCTGCTTGGTGACGGACCGTTCATCGCGGCCAATTCCGATACGGTCTGGCTGGATGGCCCGACAGAGGCCCTGCAACGGATGGCCGATGAATGGAATCCGGATATCATGGATGCATTGCTGATGCTGCATTCCGGCGCGGCGGCCTGGGGCTATGAAGGTGTCGGCGATTTCACCATGGATGAGTATGGCAAGATCGCCCGGCGCGAGGAAACCCTGGTCGCCCCTTTCGTCTATACCGGCGTGCAAATTCTGACGGCGGACCTGTTTGCCGACACACCGGACGGGCCGTTTTCCATGAACCTGCTGTTCGACCGTGTGATTGAGAACGAGCGCCTTTATGGCATCGTCCATGACGGTGAATGGCATCATGTGGGCACTCCCGAACAGCTTGCAGATGCCAATCTGCGATTCGGCGACAACGCCCCGACCAGCGGCAAATGA
- a CDS encoding ferredoxin--NADP(+) reductase — protein sequence MTTTPHQTDVAIIGAGPVGLFAVFECGMVRLKCHVIDALDAVGGQCAALYPEKPIYDIPGFPSIDAADLIGNLEQQAAPFDPVYHLGQQVTGLDSLPDGRWRLTTSKGTVIEATAVILAAGVGAFGPNRPPMDGLESYEGGAVQYLVKRRADYTDKRVVIAGGGDSAVDWAISLAEVARKIYVVHRRDKFRAAPESVERMRALATAGGKVEMVIPYQLHSLQGDGTTLTGVVVQTLEGEERVLEADSLLPFFGLSTNLGPIADWGMEMARKHVTIDPATSQTSLPGIFAIGDIATYPGKLKLILCGFSEAAMAAHAIYPLVHPDEALHFEYSTTKGLPGEA from the coding sequence ATGACCACCACACCCCATCAGACTGATGTCGCGATTATTGGCGCAGGCCCGGTCGGACTGTTCGCCGTTTTTGAATGCGGCATGGTCAGGCTGAAATGTCATGTCATCGATGCGCTGGATGCGGTCGGCGGGCAATGTGCCGCGCTGTATCCGGAAAAGCCGATTTATGACATACCGGGCTTCCCTTCAATTGATGCCGCTGACCTGATCGGCAATCTTGAACAGCAGGCAGCCCCCTTCGATCCGGTTTATCATCTGGGCCAGCAGGTTACCGGGCTGGACTCTCTGCCTGACGGTCGCTGGCGGCTGACCACATCAAAAGGCACGGTAATCGAAGCGACGGCGGTCATTCTCGCTGCCGGTGTCGGCGCCTTTGGCCCGAACCGCCCGCCGATGGACGGGCTGGAATCCTATGAAGGTGGCGCAGTGCAATATCTGGTCAAACGCCGCGCCGACTATACAGACAAGCGTGTGGTCATCGCGGGCGGCGGGGATTCCGCTGTGGACTGGGCCATCTCGCTGGCAGAAGTCGCCCGGAAAATCTACGTCGTCCATCGCCGTGACAAGTTCCGCGCCGCGCCGGAAAGCGTGGAGCGGATGCGGGCACTCGCCACGGCCGGGGGCAAGGTCGAGATGGTCATTCCCTACCAGCTGCACAGCCTGCAGGGCGATGGCACGACACTGACCGGTGTGGTCGTTCAGACACTGGAAGGGGAAGAACGGGTGCTGGAAGCCGACAGCCTGCTGCCCTTCTTCGGGCTGTCCACCAATCTCGGACCGATTGCCGACTGGGGTATGGAAATGGCACGCAAACATGTCACCATCGACCCGGCGACCAGTCAGACCAGCCTTCCCGGTATCTTCGCCATCGGTGATATCGCCACCTATCCGGGCAAGCTGAAGCTTATCCTCTGCGGCTTTTCCGAAGCTGCCATGGCCGCCCATGCCATCTATCCCCTCGTCCACCCGGATGAGGCGCTGCATTTTGAATATTCGACCACCAAGGGACTGCCGGGAGAAGCCTGA
- the tsaE gene encoding tRNA (adenosine(37)-N6)-threonylcarbamoyltransferase complex ATPase subunit type 1 TsaE encodes MASAAEHCKAGDSGFDALRQISGPVDSACQTFRGRSVYHFITHRFPLFSRLLHTESDTTNLGADLAALARPGDVIALVGDLGAGKSVLARGFIRALAGQDIDVPSPTFTLLQTYETPTAVVWHFDLYRLEDPDEIWELGVEDAFDEGISLFEWPGNGGSAIPADRLTITLTIQPDEARLASLSGGPSWTDRLKGLPGDG; translated from the coding sequence ATGGCGTCAGCGGCAGAGCATTGCAAGGCTGGCGATAGCGGATTTGACGCTTTGCGACAGATATCCGGCCCTGTAGACTCTGCCTGTCAGACCTTCCGGGGTCGCTCTGTTTATCATTTCATCACGCATCGGTTCCCGTTGTTTTCACGCCTGCTCCATACTGAATCTGACACCACAAATCTGGGTGCTGATCTGGCCGCACTGGCCCGGCCCGGCGATGTCATCGCGCTGGTCGGTGATCTTGGTGCCGGAAAGTCTGTGCTGGCACGTGGCTTTATCCGGGCGCTGGCGGGGCAGGATATCGATGTCCCAAGCCCGACCTTCACCCTGTTGCAGACTTATGAAACACCTACTGCCGTGGTCTGGCATTTCGACCTTTACCGGCTGGAAGACCCCGACGAAATCTGGGAACTGGGGGTGGAGGATGCCTTTGATGAAGGCATCAGCCTGTTTGAATGGCCGGGAAATGGCGGCAGCGCCATCCCTGCGGACCGGCTGACCATCACTCTGACAATTCAGCCGGATGAAGCGCGGCTGGCCAGCCTGTCCGGTGGCCCGTCCTGGACTGACCGCCTGAAGGGATTGCCCGGTGATGGCTGA
- the addB gene encoding double-strand break repair protein AddB, producing the protein MTELFRPGLYTIPAGQPFVDLLASAVLEETGGDPVVLSSYRIFLPTRRACRSLREAFLRLGGGTAMLLPRMTPLGDLDEDEALLSDAAPVDGESDLAAPPAIAELRRILILSTLIRAFAERRGTGPQTPAQSVELARELARLLDETQTERLDFANLAGLAPDSYAGHWQQTLTFLEIVTASWPEILKDSGLLDRAVRRNRIIENQANAWAATPPPYPVIAAGSTGSVPATADLLRVIAGLPLGRVVLPGFDREMEAAEARVVGETHPQYGMLRLVDHMGVAPDQVELWPGAVAEAADMDRRRLISEALRPAETTERWRDLKPPRADALLGFELLTCPTPQEEAGVIALLMREALETPARTVALVTPDRTLARRVSSLLERWDLEVDDSAGQPLASTPVGSFLLLLAEAADAAFAPVPLLSLLKHPLSALGLSPERFRRDVRALEVAVLRGPAPAEGFDGLRVVASVLKPDRRARIEQIIDRLEQALGGYAALVSGGGDISAMLTAHIAAMEALAATDEETGAARLWRGDDGEASSAFLEDMRDAADDLPPIVADDWSELLTVLLAGSTVRRRFGQHPRLSILSPMEARLQQFDQVILGGLNEQVWPPADRADPWMSRPMRRDFGLPTADRRVGLAAHDFAQLASQPDVIMTRADRRDGAPTVASRWIDRLTNLLDGFHDSDGQMALSIKGQTATYLAWLRIMDRPLAVVPVTAPAPRPPVAARPTQLSVTRVETWMRDPYAIYAEKILGLRALPELEEDPSAADYGTAIHAALEQFTKIYQGNIPPDAIEQLLRIGRDIFAAQAARPAVMAFWQPRFERIAEWFVLTEQSRWTGIENALVELRGELAIASPAGTFLLTCTADRLDRLVGGGATIIDYKTGAPPPRKEVEAGFAPQLPLEAAIARAGGFPGLGPVEVTDLEYWRVSGGEEAGKIIDVAKGAAGDLATDALEGLTDRIAEFARPETPYIARPYPAFAPKYSDYEHLSRVREWSVSDNGGGE; encoded by the coding sequence ATGACGGAGCTGTTCCGCCCCGGTCTCTATACAATCCCGGCGGGACAGCCTTTTGTTGATCTGCTTGCCAGCGCCGTGCTGGAGGAAACCGGGGGTGACCCGGTTGTCCTCAGCAGCTACCGGATATTTCTGCCGACGCGCCGTGCCTGCCGTTCCCTGCGGGAAGCCTTCCTGCGGCTTGGCGGCGGCACGGCAATGCTGTTACCCCGGATGACCCCGCTGGGTGATCTGGATGAAGATGAGGCACTGTTATCGGATGCGGCTCCTGTAGACGGAGAGAGCGATCTGGCCGCGCCACCGGCGATTGCCGAACTGCGGCGTATTCTGATTCTGTCGACGCTGATCCGGGCCTTTGCCGAACGCCGGGGCACCGGGCCGCAGACACCGGCGCAATCGGTTGAACTGGCCCGCGAACTGGCGCGACTGCTCGACGAGACACAGACGGAACGGCTGGATTTTGCCAATCTCGCGGGACTGGCGCCGGACAGCTATGCCGGGCACTGGCAGCAGACCCTGACTTTTCTCGAAATCGTCACCGCCTCCTGGCCGGAGATTCTGAAGGACAGCGGTTTGCTGGACCGGGCGGTTCGCCGGAACCGGATCATTGAAAATCAGGCAAATGCCTGGGCGGCGACCCCGCCACCCTATCCGGTGATTGCTGCCGGCTCGACCGGGTCGGTACCGGCGACGGCGGATTTGCTGCGGGTGATTGCCGGGCTGCCGCTGGGCCGGGTGGTGCTGCCGGGATTTGACCGTGAAATGGAGGCCGCAGAAGCCCGTGTGGTGGGTGAGACCCATCCCCAGTACGGTATGTTGCGGCTGGTCGATCATATGGGGGTTGCCCCGGATCAGGTAGAACTCTGGCCCGGTGCGGTTGCGGAAGCAGCGGATATGGACCGCCGCAGGCTGATCAGTGAAGCACTGCGCCCGGCAGAGACGACGGAACGGTGGCGGGACCTGAAGCCACCGCGGGCTGATGCCCTGCTGGGCTTTGAGTTGCTGACCTGTCCGACGCCGCAGGAAGAAGCAGGGGTTATTGCCCTGCTGATGCGTGAGGCGCTGGAGACACCGGCGCGCACCGTGGCGCTGGTCACGCCGGACCGTACACTGGCCCGACGGGTTTCCAGTCTGCTGGAGCGCTGGGATCTGGAGGTTGATGATTCTGCCGGGCAGCCGCTGGCATCGACCCCGGTCGGCAGTTTTCTGCTGTTGCTGGCAGAAGCGGCGGATGCTGCCTTTGCGCCGGTGCCACTGCTGTCCCTGCTGAAGCATCCGCTGTCGGCGCTCGGCCTGTCACCGGAACGGTTCCGGCGGGATGTGCGGGCACTGGAAGTCGCGGTCCTGCGTGGCCCTGCCCCGGCAGAAGGTTTTGACGGCCTGCGCGTGGTGGCCTCGGTGCTGAAGCCGGATCGACGGGCGCGCATTGAACAGATAATCGACCGGCTGGAACAGGCGCTGGGCGGATATGCGGCACTGGTCTCCGGCGGTGGCGATATCAGCGCCATGCTGACCGCCCATATCGCAGCGATGGAAGCACTGGCAGCAACAGATGAAGAAACCGGTGCGGCGCGTCTCTGGCGGGGTGATGATGGTGAAGCCTCCTCGGCCTTTCTGGAGGATATGCGTGACGCGGCGGATGATCTTCCTCCGATCGTGGCGGATGACTGGTCGGAACTGCTGACCGTCTTGCTGGCCGGGTCGACTGTCCGGCGGCGGTTCGGGCAGCATCCCAGATTGTCGATCCTGAGTCCGATGGAAGCCCGTCTGCAACAGTTCGATCAGGTCATTCTGGGTGGCCTTAATGAACAGGTCTGGCCTCCGGCAGACCGTGCCGATCCCTGGATGAGCCGCCCGATGCGGCGGGATTTCGGTTTGCCCACGGCGGACCGCCGGGTCGGGCTGGCCGCACATGATTTTGCCCAGCTGGCAAGTCAGCCTGATGTTATCATGACCCGTGCCGACCGCCGCGACGGTGCGCCGACGGTGGCGTCGCGCTGGATCGACCGGCTGACCAATCTGCTGGATGGCTTCCACGACAGCGATGGACAGATGGCACTGTCCATCAAGGGACAGACTGCAACTTACCTCGCCTGGTTGCGCATCATGGACCGTCCCCTTGCGGTAGTGCCGGTCACGGCACCGGCACCGCGCCCGCCTGTTGCAGCCCGTCCGACCCAGTTGTCCGTCACCCGGGTTGAGACCTGGATGCGCGATCCCTATGCGATTTATGCTGAGAAAATACTGGGTCTGCGGGCCTTGCCGGAGCTGGAGGAAGATCCGAGCGCGGCGGATTACGGCACTGCCATTCATGCGGCGCTGGAACAGTTCACAAAGATTTATCAGGGCAATATTCCGCCGGACGCAATCGAACAGTTGCTGCGGATCGGCCGGGATATCTTTGCCGCACAGGCCGCGCGCCCTGCGGTGATGGCATTCTGGCAACCCCGGTTCGAACGGATTGCCGAATGGTTTGTCCTGACCGAACAGAGCCGCTGGACCGGCATCGAAAATGCGCTGGTGGAATTACGGGGCGAATTGGCCATCGCGTCGCCTGCGGGCACGTTTCTGCTGACCTGCACGGCAGACCGGCTGGACCGGCTGGTCGGTGGCGGGGCCACCATTATCGACTACAAAACCGGTGCGCCGCCGCCCCGCAAGGAAGTCGAAGCCGGGTTTGCGCCACAACTACCCCTGGAGGCTGCGATTGCCCGGGCCGGGGGATTTCCCGGTCTCGGGCCGGTGGAAGTGACCGACCTTGAATACTGGCGGGTGTCCGGCGGTGAAGAGGCAGGAAAGATCATTGATGTGGCGAAGGGAGCAGCGGGTGATCTCGCGACAGATGCTCTTGAGGGTCTGACCGACCGGATTGCTGAATTTGCCCGTCCGGAAACGCCCTATATCGCCCGGCCCTATCCTGCCTTCGCGCCAAAATACAGCGACTATGAACATCTGTCGCGGGTGAGGGAATGGTCGGTCAGTGACAATGGGGGCGGTGAATGA